A region of Burkholderiales bacterium JOSHI_001 DNA encodes the following proteins:
- a CDS encoding diguanylate cyclase (GGDEF) domain-containing protein (PFAM: EAL domain; HAMP domain; GGDEF domain~TIGRFAM: diguanylate cyclase (GGDEF) domain) translates to MPWSDWSLRSKLIVACVLVQLAAAALLVFHSTELLQRTLATQATFETQQVAALLDQAIAAPLAQRDYATLQQTLDLVRSDKAINYLVLRDHRGKVVASSGWDESRPLPARDAGEIDLDRSDATWHLGVPVKVAGQPLGQVDLGLSTARLRQARADFLHRAVWVGSAALAVSMLVLAGIAYAITRHLARLAQASQCVAQGDFNIHLTVRANDEIGRLGASFNAMAAALKERVAALETSEAQQKRHLNVAREEKSRLTTLLGAMQSGIMFVDEKAQVVYANASFARLWAVPEIASGHRLADILPVLVRQIEPADAQHLELMSRAATVQDAGPHELHTLDGRIIVQRVQAVAQVDDGGGSIWIHDDVTLDRHTQQRAHQALHDPLTALVNRRGYYEALRTAVDNAASSGASVSLLFVDLDDFKHANDVAGHRTGDDILVTVAHTLTAQMRKGEIVARLGGDEFAVLCPGIEAPGAAAIAARLVQAISELRFPTSERTLRIGCSVGVASLPADARNGDDLVACADAAMYQAKRGGKNNWAAFQSDPQRLQLESARVNWNARIHRALQGQRFVLHFQPVLRAADLSVAHHEALVRMLDEDDPGRVISPAEFIPHAESSGMIRQIDRWVFEACVARLAAADPAVCIAANLSARSLEDASFPGFLRSLFQRCDLDPRRLHIELTETSAISDPMVARQLIDTLRGLGCAVHLDDFGSGFSSFAHLKLLDVDAIKIDGNFIRNLQSDSSNRLFVASMIEIAHNLNKTVIAEHVEDEGTLEALRGLGVDLVQGFHLGRPGSQLTEQRARGHLAVVADFRRGTRSDVA, encoded by the coding sequence ATGCCGTGGTCCGACTGGTCGCTGCGAAGCAAGCTGATCGTCGCTTGCGTGCTGGTGCAATTGGCGGCGGCCGCACTGCTGGTGTTCCACAGCACCGAGCTGCTGCAACGCACGCTGGCCACCCAGGCCACCTTCGAAACGCAGCAGGTGGCCGCATTGCTCGATCAGGCGATCGCGGCGCCGCTGGCGCAGCGTGACTACGCCACCTTGCAGCAAACCCTCGATCTGGTGCGCAGCGACAAGGCGATCAACTACCTCGTGCTTCGGGATCACCGCGGCAAGGTCGTGGCCAGTTCAGGCTGGGACGAGTCCAGGCCCCTGCCGGCCCGCGACGCCGGCGAAATCGACCTGGATCGCAGCGACGCGACCTGGCACCTGGGCGTGCCGGTGAAGGTGGCGGGGCAGCCCCTGGGCCAGGTGGACCTGGGCCTGTCCACCGCCCGGCTGCGGCAGGCCCGTGCGGACTTCCTGCACCGCGCCGTCTGGGTCGGCAGCGCGGCGCTCGCGGTGTCGATGCTGGTGCTGGCAGGCATTGCCTACGCCATCACCCGCCACCTGGCGCGGTTGGCCCAGGCCAGCCAATGCGTCGCCCAGGGTGACTTCAACATCCACCTGACGGTGCGCGCGAACGACGAGATAGGCCGCCTGGGCGCCAGCTTCAACGCGATGGCCGCGGCGCTGAAAGAGCGCGTGGCGGCGCTTGAAACCAGTGAGGCGCAACAGAAGCGGCACCTGAACGTGGCGCGCGAGGAAAAGTCGCGCCTGACCACCCTGCTGGGCGCGATGCAAAGCGGCATCATGTTCGTCGACGAGAAGGCCCAGGTGGTGTACGCGAACGCCTCCTTCGCCCGCCTCTGGGCGGTGCCTGAGATCGCCAGCGGCCACCGCCTGGCGGACATCCTGCCGGTGTTGGTGCGCCAGATCGAGCCCGCCGATGCCCAGCACCTTGAATTGATGTCGCGTGCCGCCACGGTGCAGGACGCCGGCCCCCACGAACTGCACACCCTGGACGGTCGGATCATCGTCCAGCGCGTGCAGGCGGTGGCGCAGGTTGATGACGGCGGCGGCAGCATCTGGATCCACGACGACGTCACCCTGGACCGGCATACCCAGCAGCGTGCCCACCAGGCGCTTCACGACCCCTTGACCGCGCTGGTCAATCGGCGGGGCTACTATGAGGCGCTGCGCACCGCGGTCGACAACGCGGCCAGCAGCGGCGCATCTGTGTCGCTGTTGTTCGTGGACCTCGATGACTTCAAGCACGCCAACGACGTGGCGGGCCACCGCACCGGCGATGACATCCTGGTGACCGTGGCGCACACCCTGACCGCACAGATGCGCAAGGGTGAAATCGTGGCCCGCCTGGGCGGCGACGAGTTCGCGGTGCTGTGCCCGGGCATTGAAGCCCCTGGCGCGGCGGCGATCGCCGCCCGCCTGGTGCAGGCCATCTCGGAACTGCGGTTTCCCACCTCCGAGCGGACCTTGCGCATCGGCTGCAGCGTCGGTGTGGCTTCACTGCCCGCTGACGCGCGCAACGGCGATGACCTGGTGGCCTGTGCGGACGCCGCGATGTACCAGGCCAAGCGAGGCGGCAAGAACAACTGGGCGGCCTTCCAGAGCGACCCCCAGCGCCTGCAGTTGGAATCGGCGCGGGTGAACTGGAATGCGCGCATCCACCGCGCCTTGCAGGGGCAGCGCTTCGTCCTGCACTTCCAGCCCGTGCTGCGGGCGGCGGACCTGAGCGTGGCGCACCATGAAGCCCTGGTGCGCATGCTGGACGAAGACGATCCGGGCCGGGTGATCTCGCCGGCCGAGTTCATCCCGCACGCCGAAAGCAGCGGCATGATCCGGCAGATTGATCGCTGGGTCTTCGAGGCCTGCGTTGCCCGGCTGGCGGCGGCCGACCCGGCCGTGTGCATCGCGGCCAACCTGTCGGCGCGCTCCCTCGAGGACGCCAGCTTCCCCGGCTTTCTGCGCAGCCTGTTTCAGCGCTGCGACCTGGACCCGCGCCGACTTCACATCGAGCTGACCGAAACCTCGGCCATCAGCGACCCGATGGTGGCGCGCCAGCTGATCGACACGCTGCGAGGCCTGGGCTGTGCCGTGCACCTGGACGATTTCGGCAGTGGCTTCAGCTCGTTCGCCCACCTGAAGTTGCTTGACGTGGATGCGATCAAGATCGATGGCAACTTCATCCGCAACCTGCAGTCTGATTCCAGCAACCGGCTGTTCGTGGCGTCGATGATCGAGATTGCCCACAACCTGAACAAGACCGTGATTGCCGAGCACGTCGAAGACGAGGGCACGCTCGAGGCCTTGCGCGGCCTGGGCGTTGACCTGGTGCAAGGCTTCCACCTGGGTCGGCCCGGTTCGCAGCTCACGGAGCAGCGCGCACGCGGGCACCTGGCCGTGGTGGCTGACTTTCGCCGTGGCACCCGCAGTGATGTGGCCTGA
- a CDS encoding cAMP-binding protein (PFAM: Cyclic nucleotide-binding domain), with product MSAVLSRPFAPNPLPRAGTLRPLPAPGFGPVSHPHLRPDELAGVQAGEWFMALPPALRQSILVRAYVRRLPAGAVLSRRGDIAGDWFGVASGALALASPLADGRSFMLDLVAPGLWYGDIALVDGKPQDLDITAHCASTVLTVPRADLRWLLSQSAELRDACMQLNCVRLRRMFRRLEEFHTQPLHQRVARQVQRLARHFGRRTGQGVCIDLAVSQGDLAEMLGASRQRINGTLRQMHHMGIVEAGQARMRVLDEALLEAVAGGKLALVGKGGDD from the coding sequence ATGTCCGCCGTCCTTTCGCGCCCCTTTGCACCGAACCCGCTGCCCCGGGCCGGAACCCTGCGGCCGCTGCCCGCGCCGGGCTTCGGCCCGGTGAGCCACCCGCACCTGCGGCCTGACGAACTGGCCGGTGTGCAGGCGGGCGAATGGTTCATGGCGCTGCCGCCGGCGCTGCGCCAGTCCATCCTGGTGCGCGCCTACGTGCGGCGCCTGCCGGCGGGCGCGGTGCTGTCGCGGCGCGGCGACATTGCGGGCGACTGGTTCGGCGTGGCCAGCGGCGCCTTGGCGCTGGCCTCCCCCCTGGCCGACGGCCGCAGCTTCATGCTGGACCTGGTGGCGCCGGGACTCTGGTACGGCGACATCGCCCTGGTGGACGGCAAGCCGCAGGACCTGGACATCACCGCGCACTGCGCCAGCACCGTGCTCACCGTGCCCCGCGCCGACCTGCGCTGGCTGCTTTCGCAAAGCGCCGAACTGCGCGACGCCTGCATGCAGCTGAACTGCGTGCGCTTGCGCCGCATGTTCCGCCGCCTGGAGGAATTCCACACCCAACCACTGCACCAGCGCGTGGCGCGCCAGGTGCAGCGCCTGGCACGGCACTTCGGCCGCCGCACCGGCCAGGGCGTGTGCATCGACCTGGCGGTGAGCCAGGGCGACCTGGCCGAGATGCTGGGCGCCAGCCGGCAGCGCATCAACGGCACGCTGCGCCAGATGCACCACATGGGCATCGTCGAAGCCGGCCAGGCCCGCATGCGGGTGCTGGACGAGGCCCTGCTGGAAGCCGTGGCCGGCGGCAAGCTGGCGCTGGTGGGCAAGGGCGGCGACGACTGA